One part of the Prochlorococcus marinus str. MIT 9313 genome encodes these proteins:
- a CDS encoding glycosyltransferase: protein MPKRRCSKTSLTDVYILEPTYEPAPMLSLSMVVRNEESRLGACLASVKGFVDEIVLVDTGSTDATVAIAEAAGARIEHLPWPGDFAPARNAALNLITGDWVLVLDADEQLRAEAISGLQNLMAQPDVLVINLLRFEQGATMSPYSNVSRLFRRHPRIHWSRPYHSMIDDSVRDLLSEEPHWRIVDYLEPTLFHEGYRPDLLQSSNKSQRLRTAMEAWLAEHPGDPYTCAKLGALEVDEGQKERGIQLLRQGLKQNENTNANPIERYELLLHLGIALAQDDPQGAVTAYREAVALPMDIRVSLGARLNLAALLMQQEQLDEAIALTTTATQQAPEVALAWYNLGLMQRRQGNLVEALYAYEQAKQLNPEHAETHQNHAVAMLVAGDINGARNSFNKAITLLHRQGRSKESEGLRHQVAGIVKLNEEEK, encoded by the coding sequence GTGCCCAAACGCCGCTGTTCCAAGACTTCACTGACTGACGTCTATATCCTCGAGCCAACCTACGAACCAGCTCCAATGCTCAGCCTCTCGATGGTCGTACGCAACGAAGAGAGTCGCCTGGGAGCCTGCCTGGCGTCCGTGAAAGGGTTCGTAGACGAAATCGTGCTAGTCGACACGGGGTCCACGGATGCAACAGTGGCCATAGCTGAAGCCGCCGGTGCACGAATAGAGCACCTGCCGTGGCCAGGGGACTTTGCCCCAGCCCGTAATGCCGCCCTGAACCTGATCACGGGGGATTGGGTCCTTGTTCTTGATGCCGATGAACAACTACGCGCTGAGGCCATCTCAGGCCTACAAAACTTGATGGCTCAGCCAGATGTTCTGGTTATAAACCTGCTGCGCTTTGAGCAGGGAGCAACGATGTCCCCTTATTCCAACGTCAGCCGTCTGTTCCGCCGACACCCGCGAATCCACTGGAGCCGCCCATACCACTCCATGATTGACGACAGCGTGAGGGATCTGCTCAGCGAAGAACCCCATTGGCGCATCGTCGATTACCTTGAGCCGACTTTGTTCCACGAAGGCTACCGGCCAGATCTACTCCAAAGCAGCAACAAATCCCAACGGTTGAGGACAGCAATGGAGGCCTGGCTGGCTGAGCATCCAGGCGATCCATATACCTGTGCAAAGCTCGGCGCTCTCGAGGTGGACGAAGGGCAAAAAGAGCGCGGCATCCAACTCTTGCGGCAAGGCCTAAAGCAGAACGAAAACACGAATGCCAATCCGATCGAACGCTACGAACTTCTTCTGCACCTAGGCATTGCCCTTGCCCAAGACGATCCCCAAGGAGCCGTCACCGCCTACCGCGAAGCCGTGGCTCTACCCATGGACATCAGAGTGAGCCTGGGAGCTCGCCTCAACCTGGCAGCCCTGCTCATGCAACAAGAGCAACTGGATGAAGCCATCGCACTCACCACCACCGCTACCCAACAAGCCCCGGAAGTCGCTCTGGCGTGGTACAACCTCGGATTAATGCAGCGTCGCCAAGGCAATCTTGTAGAAGCCTTATACGCCTACGAACAAGCGAAGCAACTTAATCCTGAACATGCTGAGACCCACCAAAATCATGCGGTCGCGATGCTCGTCGCTGGGGACATCAATGGTGCCCGCAACAGCTTTAACAAGGCGATTACGCTGCTGCACCGTCAAGGACGAAGCAAGGAAAGCGAAGGGCTGCGCCATCAGGTAGCAGGCATTGTGAAACTGAATGAGGAAGAGAAATGA
- a CDS encoding SRPBCC family protein, with protein sequence MGRWLEHTVSSDINAPVEQVWAVWMDLEAMPRWMNWIESVKTLDDPSLTDWTLAAQGFRFHWQARISKQVEGQQLQWESIGGLPTKGAVRFYPESENRTAVKLSVTYELPRPLAPLMEPSILGGIVTRELQANLDRFRDLVESGYCVSS encoded by the coding sequence ATGGGACGCTGGCTTGAACATACAGTTTCTAGCGATATCAATGCTCCCGTTGAGCAGGTATGGGCTGTATGGATGGATCTCGAGGCCATGCCTCGCTGGATGAACTGGATTGAATCTGTCAAGACTCTTGATGATCCGAGTCTCACTGATTGGACCTTGGCTGCTCAGGGCTTTCGTTTCCATTGGCAGGCAAGGATCAGCAAGCAGGTTGAAGGCCAGCAGTTGCAATGGGAATCCATAGGAGGGCTACCTACGAAAGGTGCTGTGCGTTTCTATCCGGAGAGCGAGAACCGTACAGCTGTGAAATTGAGCGTTACTTACGAGTTACCGAGGCCCTTGGCACCCTTGATGGAACCGAGCATCCTGGGAGGGATTGTTACTCGTGAGCTCCAGGCCAATCTTGACAGATTTAGGGATCTTGTGGAAAGCGGTTACTGCGTTTCTTCCTGA
- a CDS encoding lipid-A-disaccharide synthase-related protein, whose product MAKLLLLSNGHGEDLSGALLGKTLLNLGHQLEALPLVGHGHAYTEAGIKILGQAKAFSTGGLGYTSLRGRLTELLQGQVFYLLRRLGRLLQVADHYDLLVVIGDVIPVMAAWLSCRPVAIYLVAYSSHYEGRLRLPWPCGSCLKSKRFLGVYSRDELTATDLTAQLQRPVSFLGNPFMDPVLTPQAPLPSCRYRLGLLPGSRLPELEHNLLLLLAMVENLPEQLLACDEISLDLALVPALDDSSLAQLVAQKGWQMQPGIGNATRTKLVLGQRHITLQRNCFIAVLQSSDLLISMAGTATEQAVGLAKPVLQLPGMGPQFTAAFAEAQRRLLGPTVFCAGGKPGEALNLQNTAKLTLELLKRSQADPDLQQQCQKQALQRLGVAGGGQRLAQAITNMLTERHQ is encoded by the coding sequence TTGGCGAAGCTGCTGCTGTTGAGTAATGGACACGGGGAAGACCTTTCCGGTGCCCTACTAGGCAAAACCCTGCTCAACCTCGGCCATCAACTAGAGGCCCTGCCTTTGGTCGGTCATGGTCATGCCTATACCGAGGCAGGAATCAAAATCCTTGGACAGGCCAAAGCATTCAGCACAGGCGGGCTTGGATACACCAGTCTTCGAGGCAGGCTGACTGAACTGCTACAAGGCCAAGTGTTCTATCTCCTAAGGCGCCTGGGACGTTTGTTGCAGGTGGCAGACCACTACGACCTGCTGGTGGTGATTGGCGATGTGATCCCTGTGATGGCAGCTTGGCTTAGCTGCCGTCCCGTCGCGATCTACCTAGTGGCTTATTCCAGTCACTATGAAGGTCGGCTGCGATTGCCTTGGCCTTGTGGCAGCTGTCTGAAAAGTAAGCGGTTTTTGGGTGTTTACAGCCGCGACGAGCTCACCGCAACAGACCTCACGGCTCAACTTCAACGCCCAGTGAGCTTTCTGGGCAATCCCTTTATGGATCCAGTCCTCACACCTCAAGCACCCTTACCAAGCTGCCGTTATCGCCTAGGACTTCTGCCTGGCAGCCGCCTCCCAGAACTAGAACACAACCTGCTGTTGCTGTTGGCGATGGTGGAAAATCTTCCAGAACAACTACTAGCCTGCGATGAAATAAGCCTAGATCTTGCACTGGTCCCAGCTCTAGACGACAGCAGCCTGGCTCAATTAGTCGCTCAAAAAGGCTGGCAAATGCAACCTGGTATTGGCAACGCAACACGCACCAAGCTTGTGCTCGGTCAACGACACATCACCTTGCAACGCAACTGTTTCATTGCGGTCCTTCAGAGCAGCGACCTCCTGATCAGCATGGCGGGCACGGCGACTGAACAAGCGGTAGGACTCGCTAAGCCAGTGCTACAACTTCCAGGGATGGGGCCCCAATTCACCGCCGCATTCGCAGAAGCTCAGCGCCGACTACTCGGGCCCACTGTGTTTTGTGCTGGTGGGAAGCCTGGCGAAGCGCTCAACCTGCAGAACACTGCCAAACTGACTCTGGAGCTATTGAAACGCAGCCAAGCGGACCCTGACCTGCAACAACAATGCCAGAAGCAGGCCTTGCAAAGACTCGGGGTGGCAGGTGGCGGGCAACGATTAGCCCAAGCCATTACAAACATGCTCACTGAAAGACATCAATGA
- the zds gene encoding 9,9'-di-cis-zeta-carotene desaturase encodes MRVAIVGAGLAGLAAAVDLVDAGHTVDLYEARPFIGGKVGSWEDPDGNHVEMGLHVFFFNYANLFALMRKVGAIDNLLPKDHTHLFVNRGGDLRSLDFRFALGAPFNGLKAFFTTPQLNWIDKLRNALALGTSPIVRGLVDYEGAMSTIRALDAVSFQQWFLSHGGSLQSIQRMWNPVAYALGFIDCEAISARCMLTIFMMFAARTEASKLNLLKGSPHRWLTAPILDYIQARGGRLHLRHRVREVHFRDDDVPVVTGLSLGTPEGDVMVEADCYLAACDVPGIQRLLPEAWRKFPQFDDIYKLQAVPVATVQLRYDGWVTELGNDPIHEAARRDLRSPVGLDNLLYTADADFSCFADLALASPEDYRREGLGSLLQCVLTPGDPWISKSVETIVSHTDAQVRELFPSSLSLKLVWSNVVKLAQSLYREAPGMEPYRPDQCTPVSNFFLAGSYTRQDYIDSMEGATMSGHLAAAAILHQPAMLATNEAVA; translated from the coding sequence GTGCGGGTCGCCATTGTGGGCGCTGGGCTTGCCGGATTGGCTGCAGCGGTTGATCTCGTTGATGCCGGTCATACCGTGGATCTCTACGAAGCTCGGCCGTTCATTGGTGGCAAGGTTGGTAGTTGGGAAGATCCAGATGGCAACCATGTCGAAATGGGGTTGCATGTTTTCTTTTTCAATTACGCCAATCTTTTTGCGCTGATGCGCAAGGTGGGTGCCATTGACAATCTGCTGCCAAAGGACCACACCCATTTGTTCGTCAATCGTGGTGGTGATCTTCGATCTCTTGATTTTCGTTTTGCGCTAGGGGCTCCTTTTAACGGTCTCAAGGCATTTTTTACCACTCCTCAGCTGAACTGGATCGATAAATTGCGCAATGCCCTTGCTCTGGGAACGAGTCCCATTGTTAGGGGCCTGGTGGATTACGAGGGGGCCATGAGCACAATCCGTGCTCTCGATGCAGTGAGTTTTCAACAGTGGTTTCTCAGTCATGGCGGCAGCCTGCAGAGCATTCAGCGCATGTGGAACCCGGTTGCCTATGCCCTTGGCTTTATTGACTGTGAGGCGATCTCTGCCCGTTGCATGCTCACCATTTTCATGATGTTTGCAGCTCGTACGGAAGCATCCAAGCTGAATTTGCTTAAAGGCTCCCCTCATCGTTGGCTTACCGCGCCGATTCTTGATTACATCCAGGCAAGGGGTGGTCGTCTTCATCTCCGCCATCGTGTTCGTGAGGTGCACTTTCGCGATGACGACGTTCCCGTGGTTACCGGGCTCAGCCTTGGCACACCAGAAGGGGATGTCATGGTTGAAGCTGATTGCTATTTGGCCGCTTGCGATGTGCCAGGCATTCAGCGCTTGCTTCCTGAAGCATGGCGTAAGTTCCCCCAATTTGATGACATCTACAAGCTCCAAGCCGTGCCAGTCGCCACCGTGCAGCTGCGTTACGACGGCTGGGTGACTGAGTTGGGTAATGACCCCATACACGAGGCTGCACGCAGGGATCTTCGGAGTCCTGTTGGCTTGGATAATCTTTTGTATACAGCTGATGCAGATTTCAGCTGCTTTGCGGATCTGGCTTTGGCGAGTCCTGAGGACTATCGCCGGGAGGGTCTGGGCTCTTTACTCCAATGTGTACTCACTCCTGGTGACCCCTGGATTTCTAAATCCGTAGAGACGATCGTTTCGCACACCGATGCTCAAGTGCGTGAATTGTTCCCTTCGTCTCTTTCTCTCAAGCTGGTGTGGAGCAACGTCGTCAAACTTGCTCAGTCTCTTTATCGAGAAGCCCCAGGGATGGAGCCTTATAGACCAGATCAGTGCACGCCTGTCAGTAATTTCTTTTTGGCGGGGAGTTATACCCGCCAGGATTACATCGACTCAATGGAGGGTGCCACGATGAGTGGCCATTTGGCTGCGGCGGCGATCCTTCATCAACCAGCGATGTTGGCCACCAATGAGGCGGTGGCTTAA
- a CDS encoding glutathione S-transferase family protein, with translation MMELHQFRHSAFCLKVRMVLQAKGLTYQVVEVTPGLGQLNVFRLSGQRQVPVLVDGDVVLADSSTIARHLEAKQPEPPLIPVDPQQAAQVYLIEDWADTTLARAGRSALLQAAALDSELRLALLPEDLPTPLRQVMGDLPGGLLNGASEIIGKAERVELLTSLEQLADLMQKRSWLVGDAMSLADLAVAAQISLMRFPASAGAALAGKGVFGLSDHPRLQPLFHWRDQLELSLLEKDDSAR, from the coding sequence ATGATGGAACTGCATCAATTCCGCCATTCCGCCTTCTGTCTCAAGGTGCGGATGGTCTTGCAGGCCAAGGGTTTGACTTACCAGGTGGTGGAAGTTACCCCCGGGTTAGGACAGCTCAACGTGTTTCGCTTGTCAGGTCAGCGTCAGGTCCCGGTACTTGTCGATGGCGATGTTGTTTTGGCAGATTCCAGCACTATTGCTCGACATCTAGAGGCTAAGCAGCCGGAACCACCCCTCATTCCGGTTGATCCACAGCAGGCCGCGCAGGTGTACTTGATTGAAGATTGGGCTGATACGACATTGGCGCGGGCAGGCCGGTCAGCTTTGTTGCAGGCTGCTGCCTTGGATTCTGAGTTGCGTTTAGCTCTTCTTCCAGAAGATTTGCCAACTCCCTTGCGTCAGGTCATGGGAGATCTCCCTGGGGGGTTGTTGAACGGTGCCTCTGAGATCATTGGCAAGGCAGAGAGGGTTGAGTTATTAACGAGCCTCGAACAATTGGCTGATTTGATGCAGAAAAGGTCCTGGCTAGTAGGAGATGCGATGAGCTTGGCTGATTTAGCTGTAGCCGCTCAGATTTCTTTAATGCGTTTCCCAGCCTCGGCTGGGGCAGCACTTGCCGGTAAAGGTGTGTTCGGCCTGAGTGATCACCCGCGGCTGCAGCCCTTATTCCACTGGAGGGATCAGCTTGAGTTGTCATTGCTTGAGAAGGATGACTCAGCCCGATGA
- a CDS encoding uroporphyrinogen-III synthase, with product MSSKPIAPLHGRTIIMTRAQEQQSEARSQLHALGSNVLDLPALVIGPPDDWQPLDDALADIKTFHWLVFSSANGVRAVEERLQRIGQSLANRPKGLKLAAVGRKTAQYLEHLGAAVDFVPPNFVADSLINHFPVSGFGLKMLLPRVQSGGRTILGEAFRESGAHVIEVAAYESRCPEAIPDDTATALANSNVDAIAFSSGKTAAHTASLLSHRFGSDWLQQLETVKVISIGPQTSLSCEQHFGRVDQEADPHNLEGLISACVKACRSEAETCPPGSR from the coding sequence ATGAGCAGCAAACCCATAGCTCCCCTTCATGGCCGCACAATCATCATGACCCGTGCCCAGGAGCAACAGAGTGAGGCTCGGAGTCAGCTTCATGCCCTTGGATCAAACGTTCTGGATCTGCCCGCTCTTGTAATTGGCCCACCCGACGATTGGCAACCCCTCGATGATGCCTTAGCCGACATCAAGACATTCCACTGGTTGGTGTTCTCCAGTGCCAATGGAGTACGGGCCGTTGAAGAACGGCTGCAGCGGATCGGCCAATCTCTTGCCAATCGTCCCAAGGGACTAAAACTTGCAGCAGTAGGCCGCAAAACAGCCCAATATCTTGAACACCTAGGAGCTGCTGTTGATTTTGTTCCACCCAACTTTGTGGCTGACAGCCTGATCAATCATTTCCCAGTGTCAGGCTTTGGACTGAAAATGCTGCTGCCAAGAGTGCAGAGCGGTGGCCGCACCATTCTGGGAGAAGCCTTCCGGGAAAGCGGAGCACACGTGATTGAAGTGGCAGCTTATGAATCCCGTTGCCCAGAAGCAATCCCGGATGACACGGCCACAGCCCTCGCAAACAGCAATGTGGATGCAATTGCTTTCAGCAGCGGCAAGACCGCTGCACACACAGCAAGTTTGCTCAGCCATCGTTTTGGCAGCGACTGGCTACAGCAACTTGAAACAGTCAAAGTCATCTCCATCGGCCCCCAGACAAGCCTCAGCTGTGAGCAGCATTTTGGAAGGGTCGATCAAGAAGCCGATCCCCACAACCTTGAGGGGCTTATCAGTGCTTGTGTTAAAGCATGCAGGTCGGAGGCTGAGACTTGCCCCCCTGGCTCAAGGTGA
- a CDS encoding glycoside hydrolase family 3 N-terminal domain-containing protein produces the protein MSPPIQSPLRRQVAELLVVRASGHASDDQRRYPKWELSNAELKRLLAEGVGGVILLGGTSNEIRHRCKKLRQWAKAPLLLCADVEEGVGQRFEGGTWLVPPMALGRLYQEDQRRAANLAERYGRCTGHQARRCGLNWVLAPVCDVNNNPANPVINVRAWGEDTATVSSLACAFQQGLAAEGVLGCAKHFPGHGNTGMDSHLQLPVLDDNLRQLMELELVPFQAVMKAGIDSIMTAHLLMRNLDASSPATLSPAVLQDILRRQLKFEGLVVTDALVMRAITQSYNAGEAAVMAFAAGADLILMPENADDAIEALCEALQSGQIPMQRLHASQERRREALQKVGTSTAKLALKDSTSIDKPLERDEDRALARELVTASLKIHHPGPVTPTESGINLLRVDGVLPCSVLTATAPALVLPSEAGFQSLLYHPLGISPWQDDRDQPLALERLGIGPVMLQLFLRGNPFRGDQDRHEPWVATVKQLQQQKRLAGLVVYGSPYIWDELIEVLNIGIPAAYSPGQMPEAQRQVLTCLLQPAQVQSSAQTPLFQDFTD, from the coding sequence GTGAGCCCGCCGATCCAGAGCCCCCTTCGACGTCAAGTCGCTGAGTTGCTGGTGGTGCGAGCAAGTGGTCATGCCAGCGATGATCAACGCCGTTATCCAAAATGGGAACTAAGCAACGCTGAGCTCAAACGTCTGCTCGCTGAAGGTGTGGGCGGTGTGATTTTGCTGGGCGGCACAAGCAACGAAATAAGGCATCGCTGCAAGAAACTTAGACAATGGGCGAAAGCACCCCTCCTGTTATGTGCCGATGTGGAAGAGGGTGTCGGTCAACGCTTTGAAGGCGGTACTTGGCTCGTACCGCCCATGGCCCTTGGACGGCTCTATCAAGAAGACCAACGTCGTGCTGCCAATCTGGCCGAGCGCTACGGCCGCTGCACAGGACACCAAGCTCGACGCTGCGGACTCAACTGGGTGTTAGCACCCGTCTGCGATGTCAACAACAACCCAGCCAACCCTGTCATCAATGTGCGGGCATGGGGAGAAGACACTGCCACCGTCTCTTCTTTGGCCTGTGCTTTCCAACAAGGCCTTGCAGCAGAAGGTGTGCTGGGATGCGCCAAACACTTCCCAGGTCATGGCAATACGGGAATGGATTCCCATCTGCAGTTGCCTGTACTGGATGACAACCTCCGCCAGCTTATGGAGCTTGAACTCGTGCCTTTCCAGGCCGTCATGAAAGCCGGCATCGACAGCATCATGACGGCCCATCTATTGATGCGAAACCTCGACGCCTCCTCTCCGGCGACCCTGTCCCCAGCTGTTCTCCAAGACATTTTACGCCGCCAACTCAAGTTCGAGGGCTTGGTCGTGACCGATGCCCTGGTCATGCGAGCAATCACTCAGTCCTATAACGCTGGCGAAGCCGCCGTGATGGCCTTTGCCGCCGGAGCTGATCTGATTTTAATGCCCGAGAACGCAGATGACGCTATCGAGGCCCTATGCGAGGCCCTCCAGTCGGGCCAAATTCCAATGCAACGTTTGCACGCCTCCCAAGAGCGCCGGAGAGAAGCCTTACAAAAAGTTGGTACCTCCACTGCAAAGCTGGCCCTCAAAGACAGCACAAGCATTGACAAACCCCTGGAACGAGATGAAGACCGTGCTCTCGCCAGAGAACTGGTGACTGCATCGCTAAAAATCCACCATCCAGGACCGGTCACCCCAACTGAGTCAGGCATCAATCTCCTGCGGGTGGATGGAGTCTTGCCCTGCTCGGTACTCACAGCCACGGCCCCAGCACTCGTACTGCCCTCTGAAGCTGGGTTTCAAAGTTTGCTCTATCACCCCCTAGGGATCTCTCCCTGGCAAGACGACCGAGATCAGCCTTTAGCTCTAGAACGATTGGGCATCGGCCCAGTAATGCTGCAACTTTTCTTACGCGGGAACCCCTTCCGTGGCGACCAGGATCGCCACGAGCCATGGGTGGCAACCGTCAAGCAACTCCAACAGCAAAAACGCCTCGCAGGCCTAGTTGTCTACGGCAGTCCTTACATCTGGGATGAGCTGATTGAAGTGTTAAATATCGGCATCCCCGCGGCTTACAGCCCTGGTCAGATGCCTGAAGCGCAGCGCCAGGTTCTTACCTGCCTGCTACAACCAGCGCAGGTGCAATCAAGTGCCCAAACGCCGCTGTTCCAAGACTTCACTGACTGA
- a CDS encoding DUF751 family protein, protein MRELFLNLSRYPRYLIAFCLGLLNNYIEPLAKRRSNPVTAIAIIGALISGLISIVLIMHAMVYPTSLT, encoded by the coding sequence ATGAGAGAGTTATTTCTCAACTTGTCACGCTATCCGCGATACCTCATCGCCTTCTGTCTTGGTTTGCTCAACAACTACATCGAGCCACTCGCCAAGCGACGCAGTAATCCCGTGACAGCAATAGCCATCATTGGAGCCCTAATAAGTGGATTGATCAGCATTGTCTTAATCATGCATGCCATGGTGTATCCAACATCACTGACATAG
- a CDS encoding glycosyltransferase family 2 protein produces MAETASLSIILPAFNERDNICTIIESIINLSLQCKLEIIVVDDDSPDGTSEVVLALARQYSFIRLVRRVGRSGLSSAIKEGLLNACHEYALVMDCDGQHPTSVIKQAISHLRDKDLDLVVGSRFLQGSVINGLTNDRESASTFANFLAKKSLSKRYRYLTDYMSGFFAVDLKQAMPIIRSVDVNGFKFLYELLAKSNGALLVGEVPLIFEKRLHGSSKLDIAVAWDFLLSFLHSISLKLIPRRAISFALVGLSGVFVQLFSVFILTNTLSYSFQSSLPIAVILAATSNYLINNILTFRFARLNGLKLIKGLTKFLLVSSLPFLANIGLASAYYEHISSNELIAQLLGIIFAFTWNYVASSKFVWNTP; encoded by the coding sequence ATGGCAGAGACTGCCAGCCTATCAATAATACTACCTGCTTTCAATGAAAGGGATAATATTTGCACCATCATCGAATCAATCATTAATCTATCCTTGCAATGCAAGTTAGAGATTATCGTTGTAGACGATGATTCGCCAGATGGAACCTCTGAGGTGGTATTGGCATTGGCTCGTCAATATTCATTTATCCGATTAGTTAGGCGAGTAGGCAGAAGTGGCCTTTCCAGCGCTATCAAAGAAGGGCTCTTAAATGCTTGCCATGAATATGCTCTTGTCATGGATTGCGATGGTCAACATCCTACGTCAGTCATCAAACAAGCAATAAGTCATCTAAGAGATAAAGACTTAGACCTTGTTGTTGGCAGCAGATTTCTTCAAGGATCTGTAATCAATGGTCTCACCAATGATCGCGAAAGCGCTTCTACTTTTGCAAACTTTCTTGCCAAAAAAAGTCTCTCAAAAAGATATCGCTATCTAACTGATTACATGAGTGGATTTTTTGCAGTCGACTTGAAGCAGGCCATGCCAATCATTCGCTCTGTTGATGTCAATGGCTTTAAGTTCTTATATGAATTACTAGCCAAAAGCAATGGAGCCTTATTAGTTGGCGAGGTACCCCTGATCTTCGAGAAAAGGCTTCATGGTAGCTCTAAACTGGATATCGCAGTCGCATGGGATTTCTTATTATCATTTCTACATTCAATCAGCTTAAAGCTTATTCCTCGTCGAGCAATAAGCTTTGCACTCGTTGGCCTAAGTGGTGTTTTTGTACAGCTATTTAGTGTTTTCATTCTTACCAATACACTTAGCTATTCCTTTCAGTCCTCTCTGCCTATTGCTGTCATATTAGCAGCAACATCCAACTACTTAATCAACAATATTTTGACTTTTAGGTTTGCACGTCTTAATGGTTTAAAATTAATAAAGGGCCTTACAAAGTTTTTACTTGTTTCCTCTTTACCATTCTTGGCCAATATTGGATTGGCATCTGCTTATTACGAGCACATCTCTTCCAACGAGCTGATCGCACAACTGCTTGGCATCATCTTTGCATTTACTTGGAACTATGTGGCAAGCAGCAAATTTGTTTGGAATACTCCATAG
- a CDS encoding HesB/IscA family protein — MTSTTHPATHHTATDGKGIQITNTAMQQLARLCLEKGNDQVLRVGVRSGGCSGMSYTMDFVPSADIQEGDEVYEYTATDGASFRVICDPKSLLYIYGMQLDFSTEMIGGGFNFTNPNASQTCGCGSSFAV; from the coding sequence ATGACCAGCACCACTCATCCTGCAACCCACCACACAGCGACTGACGGCAAAGGCATCCAAATCACCAACACAGCTATGCAGCAGTTGGCCAGGCTCTGCCTTGAGAAGGGGAATGATCAGGTACTGCGAGTAGGCGTGCGCTCGGGCGGCTGCAGCGGCATGAGCTACACCATGGATTTTGTCCCCTCAGCCGATATCCAAGAGGGTGATGAGGTCTATGAGTACACCGCAACCGATGGCGCAAGTTTCCGTGTGATCTGTGATCCCAAGAGCCTGCTGTACATCTATGGGATGCAATTGGATTTCAGCACTGAAATGATTGGCGGCGGCTTCAATTTCACCAATCCCAACGCCAGCCAAACCTGCGGTTGCGGCAGCTCATTCGCTGTCTGA
- a CDS encoding chlororespiratory reduction protein 7 produces the protein MSDPLIRDSDHYVVLEPGQSERLLSAADTLVWLQTWLQSLDVLPEDLQSQNSLVAAAQRLLDTACELEVGQGLCLQWFAVRLEPPGSVQG, from the coding sequence ATGTCTGATCCCTTGATTCGTGATTCTGATCACTACGTCGTTTTGGAGCCTGGCCAGTCTGAGCGGCTTCTGAGCGCTGCTGACACACTTGTTTGGTTGCAGACTTGGCTCCAGAGTTTGGATGTCTTGCCAGAGGATTTGCAGAGTCAGAACTCACTCGTTGCAGCGGCCCAGCGGTTGCTTGATACTGCTTGTGAGCTGGAGGTGGGTCAAGGTCTCTGCCTGCAGTGGTTTGCGGTACGCCTGGAACCTCCTGGATCTGTTCAAGGTTGA
- the rbfA gene encoding 30S ribosome-binding factor RbfA, translating into MAPGRRVERVAALIRRETSELLIHGIRDERVHQGMVSITNVEVSGDLQHCKIFVSIYGEEIQRSEVLEGLEAASGFLRGELGRRLQMRRAPEVHFHLDRGIEKGTSVLNLLEQLEQQRETLGEVQSESDQPTTYETTTVNKT; encoded by the coding sequence ATGGCACCTGGGCGACGAGTGGAGCGGGTCGCTGCCCTAATCCGCCGAGAAACAAGCGAATTACTCATCCATGGCATCCGCGACGAACGGGTGCATCAGGGCATGGTGAGTATTACGAATGTGGAAGTCTCCGGCGATCTACAGCACTGCAAGATTTTTGTGAGCATTTACGGCGAAGAGATCCAACGCTCTGAAGTGCTAGAGGGTCTAGAAGCCGCCAGTGGTTTCCTCAGAGGCGAGCTTGGCCGCAGATTGCAGATGCGACGTGCACCTGAAGTGCACTTTCATTTGGATCGCGGAATCGAGAAGGGAACTTCGGTATTGAACCTTCTTGAGCAATTGGAACAACAGCGAGAAACCCTTGGAGAAGTGCAATCAGAGAGTGATCAACCAACGACTTACGAGACAACAACTGTCAACAAAACGTGA